The region tgttcacatagctcccctcgattttctgttttcatgcttcgaatgaccggctgaaggctctggagatcagtcaataaacgtgctcagctgtatgaggctggcttccccacacaaagggaaacagaagcaacggtgtatatgtgtctgcgtgtgtgcacgtgtgtgcatgtgtgatacgTAAGATTACATGTCATATATGTTTAAGTggtgttatttaatatatatgtataaataatgtatatatgttttaggtgttttattttgaggaattAACACATgcattgtgggggggggtgtGTATGAATCCATGAGGATCTTTATACGAACTTCTGACTCCTGTGAAGCCTTGACAAGTTTCAAACAAACATTCCTAATTTCCTTATCCCACATACCCAAACCCTCACAAAACCTCTTAGCTCTTCCCTGGTTATTTGGTCATAAGACGTGCTGGGGAATGGGACTGGCTTCGGAGTTAGACAAACTCGGGCCGTGACAGTAGGTGGTCTGGAGCAGATTTCATCACCTCACAGGTTCTCAGAGTACTTTTCTGAACATAACGATAACCccatcaaactttgaaaattgttgggaggattcgatatatgagggatcttcaaaaagttcacgcaaggattcttgttatgttttagttctattttccatgaactctttcctCGTTGacgtataattgattatacagatatttgaggaactgaggttaatatcaatacctgtgtacaatgtgtgatgatcaaatcaggatagatcattacaaaatgtcatcattcttagtgtccattcatccatttctcgctttttctccccccctccccctttgccactctcctacccacagtgccacactctccttatgaaagtgcagtgtgttgttatgatctttccttctttccttccttccttctttctttgcattaatttatatttttagctcctacttaagagtgacaacatgcactgtttctctgtctgtgcctggcttgtttgatTGAGCATAATTTTCTCGAAGCTCATGCATGCTTCCgtgaaatttttgaaacactcttGCGTACGTTGCTCATTGGtgacagatattattatccttGGATTACAGCCCCGACTAGTGCCTGGACTGTGGTAGGTGCCCAATATTTGTCCTGTGAGTTAATTcattatgaatgaaatactgtcagattttgtactgaattcactctttcttctcttttgctgacATTAATCTGGCTAGGGATTACAGGCAAGTTGTCAGGCTagagaaaattcaagattatCAATCACCGTATGAATCTgtcaccttctctttcttccctccgcaagaggatccccagctccatgtgtGCTTTTAATGTCTAAACTCATCCCCACTTCCCTTGCCCTTTGTCTCCCCTCCCAACGTCCCTTAAACTAGTTAATCGCCAGCACAACAAATCGTGGTGATAAAAGGTGATCATAAAAAGGGCTctgtcaaaaacaaggcagaacgATAGAAAACACACAACGAGGACCAGAAGACATAACTATAGAGCGAAGGCACCCCTTGTTCAAAGTACGGCTGATATGCCTATTCCTTCACCTCAGCTTCCCCTAGCACAAATGAAAGGACGTGCCCTTACGTATCTCCAGCCACGTATTTCCAACCTATCCCAGTAAAGGTAGATGCCTTCTACCGATATTTATCTTTCAGCGAGAATGCGTCTTTGGGAAACAAGCAGGCTTCGCATTCTACCAAGCATACTCATTAGATCACTGGTCTCTCAAGCATGGCAATCTGAGAAAGTACACGAGGATGGTGCTCATGAATTGTAACAATGCACTGATTTGGTGGTGCCGTTTACCAGGTTTTAAACGGTTGTCTTGGGCTCCCGGAAGGACACTGGAGAGATGGAAGAAAGGCATTGGTTTGGGGaataggatggaggatggaggatggaggatggaggagaaCCGGGGCTCATGAGAAGGGCTGTGGGCTGAGGAAGGGCTTGTGCCCGCTAAAGACAGCGTAGGAATCTGTTGGGTGAGGAGGAATGAGGTCAATACAGAATAAAGGGAGGAGCGTGGGTGGGTCACCTCTCCTTGCCACTGCCTCTGGACCTGAATCGACAGGcggccttcctcttcttccttcctaagtGTTGGACCAGCCGCATGGAggtccagaacaggccaggccCCCGCTCATCCTAGGGCCGTGCTCCAAAGGATGTCTGGGCaagaagtggggccttggggGGAGCCTGTTGAGAGGCTTGGCAGGATTGGAACCACTTTCACAGTCACCGAAGAACCCTTAGGGACCCCGGACACTAAATTTTGATTAGGAGCATGGGGACCCTGACTCCCTGAGGGTGACTATGATGAACCCAGCTCTGAGGTCCCACTCTTTCCTTGTCAGTTGCTTACATGGACGTAGAGATCCGAGAAAGCTGTGCACAGCGTCTCTGTGCCACTCACCCAACCAACACTTAGCATGAGGGCCTGATGTCCAGCCCTTATgactggaggagaggaggtcTCCTTCACCTTGTCAGCGAGGGCAGGGGAAAGTCAAGCTTTTCCATTGAACACACACTTCTGCTAGAGATCCAGCAAGCCTAGAAGGGATCTCAGAGTCCAAGCAGCGAAaaatccacccccacaccccaaatcACTTTCAGTGACCTTGATTCAAGAGAAGCAGAACAGATGCCCCAGGACAAAATGACATCCAAGGGACACAAGGCCACCTCCCTTCACCCGAATCAAAGAAAACCATGATCTCACAAGCATGGGGAAACCCAGTAGTGTGGTTATGAATTCAGGCAGTCAGCCTGCAATGCTGATAAATATTTCTCACTCACAGGATGAGGGTAGAATATCTCGTTATCTTAAGAATTTCATTGCCACCTGGGTCTCCAGATTTCCGTCTCTCCTAGGACATCCGAAGTTTGTCCTCAGAGCGGAAACACCACCGTACTTGCTCTCCTGACTTATGGtactgtgagtgaatgaatggatgagtgaatgggtgCACGAGGTGGTAAAGAATGTGTTAGATCATGGAGATGAACAGTTGGCTCATAGATTGGACTCAGAGAGTCTCAGTGTTAGAGCGTAACTAAAGCGTGCCGTCTCGGTGTATGAGGTCCACACAGAGCATGGAGGTGCTGTGTTTTCTACTAATCCTCAGGACCAGGAAGATATCACGTGGAATGTGCCTAGGCCGTGTGCCCCAGGAGCCTTTCTCTCTCGCAGGCCGAGTCCAAAGAGGCTTCTGTAGGGCCTGATGATTACACGACCTGGAAGACGTTCttctaaaattataccaaatcgagcgttaaagtgaatatttgtttagaatGAGAAGAACATTTCTAACCTGCTCTAACCCATGACAACAGCAGCCATCACAATTCCCGAAATACGGTTTCTTTGGAAGTGCGTTTATATATGTTCTCAGAAATGCCCCGTTCAAACTGGTACGGTCTCAAATATGACGAAGCAGAATTTCAAGGCAACAGACACCATGGATTTATTGTGAATCCAGACAGgtactttgcaaattttaaagcaaCACGTGGCCATGTGAACACATAGCGTGGTCTCACAGGAGCAGTTGACTTCCTCTAAACTAGAAATGCACTCAGGTTCCTGTTAAGCcatcaatgtttattttcacatcaagttttcaaactaaactagctttcccaacatttattctcaaaacacGCCTCGTATTAACGTAGTATAACTATTCATGGGCTTCAGAAGTTCTCCTTCCATTGAGTGCGTTTAATTAATTCTCTTCCAAAGAGGGTCACGTTTAGCCGAATGGAGGTTGTTTCTAGAATTCATTTTCACATTCCCGGCCCTGGCCCATCTACTGCTCAAGCCTCCTGGAATGACTTgccagtgtgcatgtgtgctgatgGAACCTGTTGGAGCTAGCCGACGAATAAGCGTGAAGATGAAGCTCGGTTGGTTTGAGACAAATGACTATGTTTTGGGGGTACAGGATGCAGAACAATGTGCTTGCTTTCCTCGAACTTATATGAGAGTAGATGGGCTACCACGTAGTCAGCCTGGCTCATAGGTGTAGAGTAGCTAGACTGTGAATATGATGAGGCTAGCTGCCGTCCACGTGGGGACAGATGGCTCTAGGAAGAGGATCCAGTCACCATCAGTTTAGAAGACAGCCGGGAGACCCTCCGTTTCAGGAAATCATTCGGCCATTGAGGGAGAGCTACTGTGGTAGATGGAAtttcagggagacagagagtcaAAGAAGGTCTTGCACAAGGCTGACAAAGGTTTAGTGCACGCAGGGATTTCATTCACTCACATGTGGACTAGGCGAAGGTGACCCGTtcactttctgcttcccttttagaacCGTTTTTGGAAGGGGTATGGGAATGTGGcgataagatagaagaaaaagggtCTGTCGCTGTAGGGGCACAGGAGGAGACCTAGTTAGCCGTCCTCATGGTTgctgatctctttctcctttcctttatgaCGTTTCTGTCAAATAGTTCTTTCTCGCGGTAGTGCACGGGGGGCCCTCGCAGATACTTCTCTTCTGCCCCCTGGTAATCCAGCCCATCAAGTGCTGCGATGGAACAAATGATTGCTTCTGGCAGGAGAACTTCCagaacaaaatttactttgtcGTCTCTTATGAgagtcagcatggtgttgtccatTTGTGTATAGATTTCTTGTAGATGTTTCGTCAAAACATCCAACAGGTCCTCATCTTCCAGGTACGTTTCAACGCAGAGCCTGTGCCTTGGTGAATTCAGAAATGATGTCAGCCACCTGGACTGTTTCCTGCCCTTCAAGATGTCCAGGAGGTGGTGGTCGGCCCCCCTTCTCTTCACGATGAAGTCCACCAGCTTGCGGTTGTCCCGGTCCCGAGCGGCCCTCATCCTGTCGGGGAGAATCCTCTTGCAGGGCCTCTTCCCGCCCAGGGAGGTCTCCTCCTCAGAGTCTTCCAGGTCGGCATAGTTCACCTTTGGAAAGTCAACCTCCAGCGGGCCCTCTTGGATGGCTTTCCTGAGTGGGTAGCTGACGTCGGCGGCATAATAGTCCAGGAAAGAGCCCACGAAGGAACCCCGGCCGATGGCTTGTGTgtagtgggagatgagggagaaacaCCAGTTAACACCTTGCTCGTGCACTTTCCTGGCTCTCTgcaggagtctgtctttctctctgcaatcCAGGGGCTTCAGTCTTCGAAGAGGAACTCGGATGCCGCTCCTCTCCTGGCGCAGGTCTGCCTCAATCAAGAGCACCCGTGCGGTCTTCTCCGACGCGCTGACACTCTTCACCACGGCTGGCCAGAATGGGTGGTCTTGAAATTTAAATCACACCATCGTTCCTCTTTCAACTGGAGGAGGCTCCTGTGTCAGAGCCATGCTGGCAGGTTGTCCACCTCGTTTACCGCCATCCATTTTAGCCTTGCGGATGGGATTCCTAGACATCGAGTCAGCAGGAGGTCGGTGTTCTTGCAGTCCTTTTGAAGAAACTGCCGCTTGTAGCTTCCTAATTCGGTCTGCCAGACAGAGGGATTCACGCGGCCTCATGGCAGGGgacctggagggggcaggggacccgGAAGAAGCGGCCGCCCCTTCCACGCCTGGCTTCGAGGCCCCCTCTCCACGGTCCTCAGCATTCCCTGAGAGGGCAGAGCACGCGGAGTGAGTAGCCACGGTCTTCggccaggtgtcctgtgcctctGCGTTCAGAGCTATGGGCACACTGGGGATGAGACCCAGTGGCTGGGATGGGGCCACCTGTCCATCATTAGCACATGCAccctcctccaggactgtgggacGCCGGGACGCAGCCGTGGAGGCTTGTGCCTTTGCCTtgccctctttctctccctcgtGTCCCGACAGTGTCGGGAAATCGTGGCACGCGCTGGACCTCCGTGATGCCTTTATTGGCCTttctgctggagcaggggcagaggTCGTGTGCACCCGTGATTTGTCACCGCACAGGGCATCCTCACTCTCTGCACCAACTGGCAGtgatcctgaggcttctctcttcccgGCACTCCTCCGAACGACCCCTTTGCGTTTGCCATACTTTTTACGAGGGGGTCTACTTGCCGGCTGTTGAGCTACCTTCTGGGAGGGCGTACTGGTCTCCTGGTCATCTGgtattcttcctcggcccagttttcttctctcatccagctTCTCCAGTttcactttcaggactcttctgcaccccctttcctctcccgctgtggcattgaacttccactgcgcccctgccgaagagcccatgctttccatttcagacttcgtcagggccgttatgtctgtgcttttcacctgggagcttgtactggtctgctggtcatctggttttcttcctcggcccagtattgttctctcatccagcttcTCCAGTACCAccttcaggactcttctgcaccccctttcctctcccgctgtggcattgatcttccactgcgcccctgccgaggagaccatgccttccatttcagacttcgtcagggccaTTATGTCTGTGTTTTTCACTTGAATCTTTTCATCTCCTGAGAGGTGATGAAGAGGGGCAGAGGTTTCTGGATGTCCTTCCCACTGCTGACTCAGGTCTTCCCTCAAAACCCCTGCTCTAAAACGCCTCCTTTGACTCCGGACTGCAAAGCGTTCCCAGCTTGCATGGGTtgtcctcctccacctggttcTCCCCGAGATGCTTGCACTCGTGTTTTCAGTGGAAAGAACTGGAGGAGACTGGaattgggaaaaggaaaagaagaaccgtATCGGGAAAGAATTCCTTTTGTGAAACTAGAAACGCCCTGCTCAAGGTGATTGATGAGATAAAACAAGGTATTAAAATAGCGGGCCTtagacagaggggaagatgaatggtaagcatttggggaaaaatacGGAAGGTGCTAGAGGAGTTCTGTAACAGTCCAAAGCCACCGTGTTACTTCATTGTAATGACTGCATGTGGAAGAGCATCCACATGGGGACGTGGGTGTCATGTCACGGATCCCATTTCTGCGCCTTCTGGGATCCTCG is a window of Cynocephalus volans isolate mCynVol1 chromosome X, mCynVol1.pri, whole genome shotgun sequence DNA encoding:
- the LOC134368454 gene encoding PWWP domain-containing DNA repair factor 4-like; the encoded protein is MRAWVRGGPSRHLRRHPGLGVGPLGCATRARQASALGGWQWATCVRSGGEGTVHVCPSCPAGHPSGWTLGPLTVTRGVRAGDRAVASPGGPGPGRRLCPQVTPGLENPAPLSTLKKRAPTCASAHPRSGKTVCRLSPRCHLISEEQCPSEACSGVKGVRRSGWSVRNKRSSSQNRTCLHPRDVRRVLKVKLEKLDERRKLGRGRIPDDQETSTPSQKVAQQPASRPPRKKYGKRKGVVRRSAGKREASGSLPVGAESEDALCGDKSRVHTTSAPAPAERPIKASRRSSACHDFPTLSGHEGEKEGKAKAQASTAASRRPTVLEEGACANDGQVAPSQPLGLIPSVPIALNAEAQDTWPKTVATHSACSALSGNAEDRGEGASKPGVEGAAASSGSPAPSRSPAMRPRESLCLADRIRKLQAAVSSKGLQEHRPPADSMSRNPIRKAKMDGAVVKSVSASEKTARVLLIEADLRQERSGIRVPLRRLKPLDCREKDRLLQRARKVHEQGVNWCFSLISHYTQAIGRGSFVGSFLDYYAADVSYPLRKAIQEGPLEVDFPKVNYADLEDSEEETSLGGKRPCKRILPDRMRAARDRDNRKLVDFIVKRRGADHHLLDILKGRKQSRWLTSFLNSPRHRLCVETYLEDEDLLDVLTKHLQEIYTQMDNTMLTLIRDDKVNFVLEVLLPEAIICSIAALDGLDYQGAEEKYLRGPPVHYREKELFDRNVIKERRKRSATMRTAN